The following are encoded together in the Streptococcus oralis genome:
- a CDS encoding DUF1934 domain-containing protein, with amino-acid sequence MKIRIRNRIQFDEQLEVIDQLYDVEVREKGDFSYLLFYNEEKEKVVIKFHGQELVMTRFSNPKTIMRFLRDSGSLAYIPTPMGMQEFIIQTNHYKLDGQKIELAYQLKNQEGHPFASYQLEITWG; translated from the coding sequence GTGAAGATTCGGATACGAAATAGGATTCAGTTTGATGAACAGTTGGAAGTCATTGACCAGCTTTATGACGTTGAAGTGCGTGAAAAAGGGGATTTTAGCTATCTGCTTTTTTATAATGAGGAAAAAGAAAAAGTAGTTATTAAATTCCATGGTCAAGAACTGGTGATGACCCGTTTCTCCAATCCGAAGACCATTATGCGTTTTCTCAGGGATAGTGGTAGTTTAGCCTATATTCCGACTCCCATGGGTATGCAGGAGTTTATCATTCAAACGAATCACTACAAACTGGATGGGCAAAAGATTGAGCTAGCCTATCAACTGAAAAATCAAGAGGGACATCCTTTTGCCAGCTATCAATTAGAAATTACTTGGGGATAA